From one Anopheles cruzii chromosome 3, idAnoCruzAS_RS32_06, whole genome shotgun sequence genomic stretch:
- the LOC128271176 gene encoding uncharacterized protein LOC128271176, protein MCNDRTFSATTGNTAVSEGPKMGHTDKPDATGRRRRRPQTSQTTQCWPPGLALLLGLLLSASIVQTGPVIRSRRMIREIYVENSPSASVAAPEGASVEASGDGGDSSPAADFVASDMCLHDGAYVERSAISCEKKHGCRAIQKTGECCADFQCECQRDGKTYANGEKLLDPNTPCRSCYCQGGEVTCNEVSCYKRNDCDPKYIPGRCCPEYDNCPPLEHFKLTESGSPKEGAGVAGGQETNEVNGSHAAEPPLAASEATDLAAGHQKIQQSQPQEQQQQASASSSTAAPVTTTGPTAATATAMSNDNPLGIKIKEITKPEEIRLTDNRPAPAPEPTPSQSEELVNLEHLDVNVPDDDGGNGTKIVRHTPDGDSMRSELDGPREEPPKSTSAENRVESYESSTGGTVSESDEWLDVKEQSESSAWSTTPSASVSSTTAPPPAPSTSDPAPDRNEDSGMKPAKPSDNGLPAVVQIGDKLVIVDHNQPKPITVIQVEEVEGLQRGEDDNVYDQEMYTERSPAATETGRESSKKLKLHQPADPEQETLSTQADSSGSYETVWHGGSTEVVGVSSEEVYDTQLYTEGPEDAASNDTNTSKSSEQDTVSKEDFLHMNPSQEPAKIVKAEQTTTSSSSEGPSYGSSEEGSTSLADLSTSLGPDASGDGMIFETQFYTEGPGTSSEEVKWQGATEDPTVNETSTAASFPTRDPVPVADDLVTHGKTYIEDDEHDLIQPGFQPLPEDFSLPQRDQPSHDMMMPDEMEHGSGAKQEKILSEVLELTRKNATTTTGRPDEAVGSSAEEVSPAVVESGSTEETSNSPAWLKEDPKPQSRAPGEPHLVPEWERSNATAGNNSSSASEEQELESGSGEHASGALKVGSEEEVEGSGEESSTTAATEVMATSAAPLKAGGHSEREEDGDEQDKLEVGSASARSALDIDAAPATATTANEQSDSVKHNPKNDVESLKYDENENDATADEAIPKKVQQLEVSVLEAFRGLPSPTLTSV, encoded by the exons ATGTGCAACG ATCGCACCTTCAGCGCCACGACGGGGAACACAGCCGTGTCCGAGGGCCCGAAGATGGGACACACCGATAAGCCGGACGCCaccggacgacggcggcggcggccgcaaaCTTCCCAGACTACACAATGTTGGCCGCCGGgactggcgctgctgctggggctgctgctcAGTGCGTCCATCGTACAGACCG GTCCAGTGATCCGATCGCGCCGCATGATCCGTGAGATTTATGTCGAAAACTCTCCGTCGGCGTCCGTAGCGGCGCCCGAGGGCGCCTCGGTGGAGGCCTcgggcgatggcggcgatagCAGCCCGGCCGCAGATTTTGTCG CAAGTGACATGTGCCTGCACGACGGTGCGTACGTCGAGCGGTCGGCGATTTCGTGCGAAAAGAAGCACGGTTGCCGGGCGATCCAGAAGACTGGCGAGTGTTGTGCAGACTTTCAGTGCG AGTGTCAACGCGATGGCAAAACGTACGCAAATGGCGAGAAGCTTTTGGACCCGAACACACCGTGCCGGTCCTGTTACTGTCAGG GCGGCGAGGTGACGTGCAATGAGGTGAGCTGCTACAAGCGGAACGATTGCGACCCAAAATACATCCCCGGCCGGTGCTGCCCGGAGTACGACAACTGTCCACCGCTGG AGCACTTCAAGCTGACGGAATCCGGTAGCCCGAAAGAGGGCGCTGGCGTCGCCGGCGGTCAGGAAACGAACGAAGTGAACGGAAGTCACGCCGCCGAGCCACCGCTCGCTGCTTCGGAGGCCACGGACCTCGCTGCGGGACATCAAAAGATCCAGCAATCCCAGCCacaggagcagcaacaacaagcaTCTGCGAGTTCCAGCACCGCAGCGCCGGTGACGACGACCggtccgacggcggcgaccgcgACGGCAATGTCGAACGATAATCCGCTCGGTATCAAGATCAAAGAAATCACCAAACCGGAAGAGATCCGCTTGACCGAcaaccgaccggcaccggcgccggaACCGACTCCGTCGCAGAGCGAAGAACTGGTCAACCTGGAGCATCTGGACGTAAACGTACCGGACGACGATGGgggcaacggaacgaaaatCGTGCGACACACCCCGGACGGGGACAGCATGCGGTCGGAGTTGGACGGGCCGCGCGAAGAACCGCCCAAGTCTACGTCGGCCGAGAACCGGGTGGAATCGTATGAATCGTCCACCGGCGGAACGGTCTCCGAATCGGACGAGTGGCTCGACGTGAAGGAACAGTCCGAGTCTTCCGCTTGGTCCACGACCCCGTCGGCTAGTGTCTCGTCGACcaccgcgccaccaccggctcCATCCACGAGTGATCCGGCCCCAGATCGGAACGAAGACAGTGGCATGAAGCCTGCAAAACCGTCGGACAACGGTCTCCCGGCCGTGGTGCAAATCGGTGACAAGCTCGTGATCGTCGACCAcaaccaaccgaaaccgatcaccgTGATACAGGTGGAGGAAGTCGAGGGGCTGCAGCGCGGCGAGGACGACAACGTGTACGATCAGGAGATGTACACCGAGCGGTCACCGGCAGCGACCGAAACCGGGCGGGAATCGTCGAAGAAGCTGAAGCTTCACCAGCCGGCCGACCCGGAGCAGGAAACACTGTCCACGCAAGCCGATTCGAGCGGGTCGTACGAAACGGTCTGGCACGGTGGATCCACCGAGGTGGTCGGTGTATCGTCGGAGGAGGTGTACGATACGCAGCTCTACACCGAGGGCCCCGAGGATGCGGCCAGTAACGACACGAACACGTCGAAGTCTAGCGAACAAGACACGGTCAGCAAGGAAGACTTTCTGCACATGAACCCGTCCCAGGAACCGGCCAAGATCGTGAAGGCAGAGCAaacgaccaccagcagcagcagcgaaggacCTTCGTACGGTAGCTCCGAGGAGGGAAGCACCAGCCTGGCGGACCTGTCGACCTCCCTCGGCCCGGACGCTTCCGGTGACGGTATGATCTTCGAGACTCAGTTCTACACCGAAGGTCCCGGCACGTCCTCGGAGGAGGTGAAATGGCAAGGCGCGACCGAGGACCCAACGGTGAACGAAACGTCGACCGCCGCCTCGTTCCCGACGCGCGATCCGGTCCCCGTGGCCGACGATCTGGTGACGCACGGGAAGACCTACATCGAGGACGACGAGCACGATCTCATCCAGCCCGGCTTCCAGCCACTACCGGAGGACTTTAGCCTGCCGCAGCGTGACCAACCGTCGCACGATATGATGATGCCCGACGAAATGGAGCACGGTTCGGGTGCCAAGCAGGAGAAGATCCTCTCGGAAGTGTTGGAGCTGACGCGAAAgaacgcgacgacgacgaccggtcGGCCCGACGAGGCGGTCGGATCATCCGCGGAGGAGGTATCACCCGCGGTGGTAGAAAGTGGCAGCACGGAGGAAACGTCAAACTCACCGGCGTGGCTGAAGGAGGACCCGAAACCGCAGTCAAGGGCCCCGGGCGAACCGCACCTGGTGCCCGAGTGGGAACGCTCGAATGCTACGGCCGGCAATAACTCGTCATCCGCCTCCGAAGAGCAGGAACTCGAGTCCGGTTCGGGAGAgcacgcttccggtgcgctgaAGGTTGGTTCCGAAGAGGAGGTGGAAGGCTCGGGAGAGGAAAGTAGTACTACCGCCGCCACGGAGGTGATGGCTACCTCAGCTGCACCGCTCAAGGCGGGCGGCCATTCCGAGCGGGAAGAGGATGGCGATGAGCAGGACAAACTGGAGGtcggttcggcttcggcacgATCAGCGCTGGACATCGATGCAGCCCCagcgacggccacgacggcgaACGAGCAGTCGGACAGCGTGAAGCACAACCCAAAGAACGACGTCGAGAGCTTGAAGTACgacgagaacgagaacgatGCCACGGCCGACGAAGCGATACCGAAGAAGGTCCAGCAGCTGGAGGTGAGCGTGCTGGAAGCGTTCCGTGGCCTGCCGTCTCCCACGCTGACCAGTGTCTGA